TGGGGGGAGGTTCTCAGCTGGGGCAAGGAGGAAGAGCTCCCACATCCCCCAAAACTTCCCCCTCATCGTTTACAGACTCCAGAAGCTAAAGCTGTTGTTTTCTACACATCATCTTCCCTACGAGAGCTTAGTGTTGATCCTCACACCTTGCCTCTACTCTTGCCTCTCTGATCCTTCTCATATGTTTCACATTTGTTGCTACGTGTGGGTTTGTGAGCCGGATCGCTAAAGTCAAAGGATCCTGGAGAGGCTTAGGAGCACAGAGCTCATGTAAACAAAATAGAAAGGAAAGAATTTGTGAATCTTCGCAAGGCCGGCAGTAATTAAATTTACATAAAgagatgctaaatgctaaatcgGTCAGTTCTTTGTATTTATTTGAGTTGTCATTCATGCAGGAACCTCCTGGTGGATTTTCCAGCCAGGAGAAGACTGTGAGCCTAAAGAAGGAGCCTCGGCAGTCATTAGGGATCACTATCGCCGGGGGGAGGGACTGTCGCAGCCGCCTGCCTGTTTACATCACCAGTGTGCAGCCAGTTGGCTGTCTTCACAGAGATGGCACCATCAAAAGAGGTACAAAGAGGCATCTGGTGATCTGTGATTCTTTTTTATGTCCTCATCACTCCGGCTGCAACAACGAACCATTTTTATGGTCTGAACTAGTCTAATTTCTCCTTTTAAACTAAACCGTGTTTTAGTTGTCAGTTAATGGCCATGAAAGCTCATTCCGAATGCTTTCATCTGATTGCAATCCCAGCTCGCTGTGTTGGCACTCACTGGTTTGGGTTTCCTCAGGCGATGTCCTGCTGAGCATCAACGGCATCGATCTGACTCAGCTCACCTACAACGAGGCCGTTTCTGTGATGAAGGCTCAAACGGCTCAGTCCCAGGTGGTACTCCGTGTCATCCAGACCCTCTCCGAGGACAAcgaggaggacaaagaggctGCCAGCATGGACGAAATGAACCCTGCGGAGGATCGAGACGACGCCCTCAACTGGACGCCCTTCTGGACTCGCTGGCTGGGCTTGCCGAGGTACAACCTCCTTCACCCAAAAACTGCTTAATTTTACGGGAGAAGTAATCTGACCCCGTCTGCCCTTCCAGTCATCTCCACTGGTGCAGGGACATCGTCTTACAGAAGACCAACAACGAGAGCTGGGGATTTAGCATCGTGGGGGGCTACGAGGAGAGCCGCGGCCAGCAGCCTTTTTTCATCAAAACCATCGTTCCAGGCACGCCTGCGCACTTTGACGGCCGCCTGAAGTGCGTTGTAATCTGCTCTCGCATCACTGCTTCACCCGGGCCCACCGGACTCCAGGTTACTCATCTGTGGTTGATCTGTGCAGGTGCGGCGATGAGATAGTGGCAGTGAACGGCGCCACGACGGTGGGAATGAACAACTCTTCCCTCATCCCCAtgttgaagctgcagaagaaTAAAGTCACGCTGACTGTGGTTTCCTGGCCGGGAACTCTTGTGTAGCAAAGCACATTTTCTTAagtctcatctcatctcatctcttcTTAACTCTCTCCTTCGATCACACACCATCGGCTTGTTCTGCTGCATAACCTGACCCGACATCGCTGATCTGTACGTATTCAGGTGTTGGGCAACATTCTTTTTAACTTTGTTTTGATTGGTTGAGAAGAGtctgtcttgttttatttttgtttttttttcagtgttaTTGTACAAAATGTTTAATTAGGATCCAAAAATGGtgacagtgagttttgacaTATTTAATAGCAAACTGGAAGGATAGctcttttaatgtgttttaaagtAGTTATACATTGATTAACAGTTAAGTGAGATTGAAGCTGAAATGTGCCTAAAGTGGACTTGTGAAGGATTATCAGTGACTAACATAACAAAACAGGCTGGCTGTGCAGAGCGAGGCCAAAGGTGAtgacacacttcctgtcctgcaccATTATGACGACTTTCATCCTTGATGCACACGTTGAATGTGATTAATTTACTAAACTAGAAAACCAGTTTAGCGCCAGCAGAGGGATTTTCTTATGTTGATGCAGGTATGAGCAGTTAAAGTTAAACACAGGTTTGTTCCATCCGGTGTTGGCCACAACTGTCAATTAGGCGTTCTGCAGCTTTCCACTCATCAATAAATGTTCAGTGGACCAAACACTAACATACAAACAAGGAGGAGTACTTGGGTGACATGTTCCCATTGGTCTTTTACTTTTATGGGTACAACAACTATACACACTGTATTCAATAAAGATTGTTGCTTAGTGAATTGTTCAGATATTAGTATTAACGCCTCTATGTGTAATAAACTGTACAGTCTGTCCATGGATTATTCTGACCCCTAGTGGTCAGTATCTGTAAAGAAACAATGACTTTAAACAAACTATTGATAAAAGAACAGATGTATGAATATCCATTTAAATGTAGAAATCATTTTCATCTGACTAAGATGTTATTTCTTACCTGCTTAAATATTCATGATAAAAACTAAACTCTACGCTTGACTCATTACCTTGAAAATATTTTCTGAGTTAAACAAGCTGGGTGGCAGCGACAATGGTGGCTCAGTGTGTTAAGGGCTGGGCTCAGCAGCAGAAGGTTCTTGGTCCAGCCCCAGCACAGatgaaaggtgttctggtagtaggggaaggtgccataTTCCTTCATGGAATCTCTATACCCAATAGCTTCCTAATAACTAAATGTTGAAGTAATAAAGCACAGATGAGGTAAACCTGCATAATCCTTTGGTGAAAACCAAAGAATGTGGCCCAAGACCTGCCATTAAAGTGTTGTGTGTGTAGGAACCAGCATTCACTGGtgacacaaacactgacacacatgAGAAATTTGAATAATAAattgattttatattttttctCCAAAGGGGTCATAGTGATAAACAATGACAGGAACTGCAACAGCAACAATACTGAGCGGAGATTTAAAAAGTCCCCGTTGCACAAGAGAACAGGCTCCCGTCGACACTTCTCTGTGGTGCACCAACCGTACCAGAGGCACTCCGAAACGACGCGGCGGTCTTCAGAAAAATAATACCGATGCTGGGCCAAAACGGCTGCGGACAAACGCAGCGCGGCAGGGGAAgtacaaaaacaccaaaacgtAATGCAAAGTGGGGGCAGGTAAGTGAGAGAGGAGGTCAAACTATACAGTAAATTCTTCCAGCTGCACAGCTGAGACGCCATCGTCTGCGACGGGCAGTCAGCGTCTTCTTCATTGGCAAAACTGCACGGTAACGGCTACCGCCACTGAAACCCTGACTTTCTACTCGAGTGCAACAAAAATCTGTTCTAGTTCTGGCATTTTAAACATGTAACAGTATGGCTTACAAGGTAAACAGGTCCATATCAACTAGAAAGGTTTCTAGACATATATCATTAATAAAAACTATGGTACAGCAAGATATTGGCAAAAAAATAAGTAAAGAGCTAAGTAACTTCATGTAAACAATAATATACCACTTATTTACAGGTCAGGTTCTTACTAGCTAGTTCCCATGTACAGAGGGTCCAATATAAAGAAACACACTGTGTGATGATGTACACTGTACATTAGGCAATCCCAACCATCCCATCTACttgaaacaaaaaacaggattaaaaaaccaaaacaccagAATGAGACTTGTAGAATTTCCCCCCCACACCGTCCTTCCTGTAACATCTACATCTTTTTTTTAGATACGCGATAAGGCAAGGTTAGTCGGAAGGTGGTGGCGTCACATTCTGAGCAAGGGATTACCGCTATAGGTGGGACACGTGGCTGATGGTTCTTTGGGGTAAATGCACTTCTCACTTGTTTGTCACACTGGAGGAAACTAAAACAGTCCGAGTGCAACCAAGGCGGCAACATCTGGTTCTGTtgggaaaatgtgcaaaaaactGCTCTAAAGCAAAGTGACAGTGTGACAGATTCTAATGTACACGGTAGCGGGAGATATACAGGGTCCCCTAGAGACAAGTGCAGACCCTCGACCCAACAAACTGTATGTACAAGGCACTAAGGAGAAGATTGAAGGGCTACACGTCCAGGTCTCACCACATTCTCAGTCCGGGCGGAATATCGGATATTTGGGCAAGAATTCGATTAGGATCACCTGgagggaaaaataaaaggaattaAACGGTCCAAACACTATGGAAATATTTAATCCAGTAAAATAGTTTTACTTACGTATTCCATCATATTACTgctttcacattttcttttgctCAGCTTCCAGTGAAGCCCCagctgaggagagaggaagaagacaatCAGCAGTCAGGTCTGAAAGGGACGCACAGACACAAAAATCCATCCCAAACGTCCCCCTCAGCGTCCAGGGGGTTTGGGAGCAGGGCTGTCTGGTCTCGCCAGGGTCAAACTGTGGCCAGACACCCTGAAGTGCTTCCTTTGTGTCTTTGCACGGCTACTAGATGCAATTTGTTGCTGTgagacaaaacaaaatgaacGCGGCATTTTACTGCTGCCCTCGCGGTTCTCACAGCCTCTGATCAGCTTGGAGGAGTTAAGAGGTGACAAGAGCTAGAATCCATCACGGTGACGGTCAACTTCAGGTGCTtcccgtcctctctctcttttctcaccTTGTGGTATAGCCGGTTATTTTCCCACTCTAGCAGCTTGTGAATCGACCGTCTTGTCTGTcggaacagaacacaaacacattaaattGCGCCAAAAATACCCCCTCAGCGTCCAATTTCAACCGTTCAACAGGTAACAGTAAATGACCGCTACGTTACGATTTATGGACTGAATGTCCAATTTACCACCTAGTAATTTCCACTTTGCCGTCATCAATTTTGAGTGGTAACAACACCTTTAAATGACACACCCTCAAGCAGGGGAAAGACAGGAGCTTTCCAGTGCAAGGCATCATTTCAGCACAGAGCCACTAATTGAAGACGAGTCCTGATTACCCTCTACACTCAGGCCAATGCAGCTGGATTACTATAACAGCTCCGGAGTAATCAGCACTGATTGAAGAGAGAGTTAGAACGTCCAGCCCGTGTCGCAGGGGGTCAGGGACTTACTCTCTTGTTGAGACAGATAACAGGCCACAGACTGCAGCCTACtgtacagcaacaacacagacaGCCGCAGAGGAGCCACTTCACATTGACTGGCAAGTTCTTCTTCAGGCAAGCGTTGACTCTGCTGATGCTGGTTTTAAACTCCTCTGGCGCTACCTAAAAAAGTAAGAAACCAGACTCATGTATAGCAAAGTAAACAGCCCTTACCGGGCTTATGTGGTAGAATAGATTATCAGAACAACAACCAAACTGGTTCAAATTAGAGGTGCTAATGTTAAACATTCCTGATTGCTCCAAAGAAAACCTCTGCACAGAGATCAAAGAGCTTTAGAAAAACCAACAGGTAGATATTTGCAGATGTTGTccagagatgagatgagatctCTAACTTCTATGCCTCCAACTTGCTAACTAGGCTGCAGACTG
This genomic stretch from Takifugu flavidus isolate HTHZ2018 chromosome 9, ASM371156v2, whole genome shotgun sequence harbors:
- the chic1 gene encoding cysteine-rich hydrophobic domain-containing protein 1 — protein: MSVLVANMADFDTIYELEDEEDEHVVSDEHLARYCPEPVVMRGAGYITVFGLSNRFDTEFPSVLTGKVAPEEFKTSISRVNACLKKNLPVNVKWLLCGCLCCCCTVGCSLWPVICLNKRTRRSIHKLLEWENNRLYHKLGLHWKLSKRKCESSNMMEYVILIEFLPKYPIFRPD